One Luteibacter aegosomaticola genomic window carries:
- a CDS encoding aspartate carbamoyltransferase catalytic subunit, with translation MSNRLRHLTTLENLPRETIERLLDKAISLRDQCAHGTRKLDILAGRTVLNLFFEPSTRTRTSFELAARRMGADVINFDIGLSSTSKGEELFDTLHTLEAMHLDAIIVRHKVSGTPEELVKHAMSGVSVVNAGDGNRAHPTQGLLDALTIRNHHPDFRKLKVAICGDVRHSRVARSDVHVLTAMGAKDIRIAGPARLLPAEGEFKGVTLHEDFDEAIEGVDAVIMLRLQKERMASTDLPDEAAYFERYGLDTKRLARAAKGALVMHPGPINRGIEIASDVADGAQSRILEQVGNGVFVRMAVLCEVMGR, from the coding sequence ATGTCAAACCGCCTGCGCCATCTGACCACCCTCGAGAACCTGCCGCGCGAAACCATTGAACGCCTGCTCGACAAGGCGATCAGCCTGCGCGACCAGTGCGCCCACGGCACGCGCAAGCTCGATATCCTCGCCGGCCGCACCGTGCTCAACCTGTTCTTCGAGCCCTCGACGCGTACGCGCACCTCGTTCGAGCTGGCCGCTCGCCGCATGGGCGCCGATGTCATCAACTTCGATATCGGCCTGTCGTCCACCAGCAAGGGCGAGGAGCTGTTCGATACGTTGCACACGCTCGAAGCCATGCACCTGGATGCGATCATCGTGCGCCACAAGGTCTCGGGTACCCCGGAAGAGCTGGTGAAGCACGCCATGAGCGGCGTCTCCGTGGTGAACGCGGGCGACGGCAACCGCGCCCACCCCACGCAGGGCCTGCTGGACGCGCTCACCATCCGCAACCACCACCCGGATTTCCGCAAGCTGAAGGTCGCCATCTGCGGCGACGTGCGCCACTCCCGCGTGGCCCGCTCCGACGTGCATGTGCTTACGGCCATGGGCGCTAAGGATATTCGTATCGCCGGCCCGGCACGGCTACTGCCGGCCGAAGGCGAGTTCAAGGGCGTGACTTTGCACGAGGATTTTGACGAAGCGATCGAGGGCGTCGATGCAGTGATCATGCTGCGCCTCCAGAAAGAGCGCATGGCCTCGACCGACCTCCCCGATGAAGCCGCTTACTTCGAGCGCTACGGCCTCGACACCAAGCGCCTTGCCCGTGCGGCGAAGGGCGCGCTGGTGATGCACCCAGGCCCGATCAACCGCGGCATCGAGATCGCCTCGGATGTGGCGGACGGCGCCCAGTCGCGCATTCTCGAGCAGGTGGGCAACGGCGTCTTCGTCCGCATGGCCGTGCTGTGCGAGGTCATGGGGCGGTAA
- the ruvX gene encoding Holliday junction resolvase RuvX translates to MSCLFGFDVGTKVIGVAVGNRLTGTARALAALPVRDGVPDWQALDQLRREWQPDTLVVGLPLDNEGKEQPMTRTARRFAETIGERYGMTAVFTDERMSSQEAARRFAAGRAAGTRKRSDAKSIDAEAAAVILESYLLQA, encoded by the coding sequence ATGAGCTGCCTGTTTGGTTTCGACGTCGGCACGAAGGTGATCGGCGTAGCTGTCGGCAACCGCCTGACCGGTACCGCACGCGCACTGGCCGCCCTGCCGGTCCGCGATGGCGTACCCGATTGGCAGGCACTCGATCAGCTGCGCCGCGAATGGCAGCCCGATACGCTCGTGGTCGGCCTGCCCCTCGATAACGAGGGCAAGGAGCAGCCCATGACGCGCACCGCGCGCCGGTTCGCCGAGACCATAGGCGAACGCTACGGCATGACTGCCGTATTCACCGACGAGCGCATGAGCTCCCAGGAAGCCGCCCGGCGCTTCGCCGCAGGGCGCGCCGCGGGCACCCGCAAGCGCTCGGACGCCAAATCCATTGACGCCGAGGCTGCCGCTGTCATCCTCGAGTCGTACCTGCTGCAAGCGTAA
- a CDS encoding BON domain-containing protein, with protein MINANIRKALFAAALVAGLGTVPFASAYAQDSAAAASKGDNQTVAGKADDTWITTKVKSEFAANKSVKATDISVSTTEGVVTLTGTVATAKEKSHAEMIAKKIKGVKSVDATGLTVSAAAK; from the coding sequence ATGATTAACGCCAACATTCGCAAGGCCCTGTTCGCTGCCGCTCTCGTTGCCGGTCTCGGCACGGTCCCGTTTGCCTCGGCGTACGCCCAGGACTCCGCTGCGGCCGCCTCGAAGGGCGATAACCAGACGGTCGCCGGCAAGGCCGACGATACGTGGATCACCACCAAGGTGAAGAGCGAGTTCGCCGCCAACAAGAGCGTCAAGGCCACGGATATCTCGGTCAGCACCACCGAAGGCGTCGTGACCCTGACCGGCACGGTCGCCACGGCCAAGGAAAAGAGCCACGCTGAAATGATCGCCAAGAAGATCAAGGGCGTGAAGAGCGTGGATGCTACCGGCCTGACCGTATCGGCGGCCGCCAAGTAA